From Xanthomonas sp. 10-10:
GGCAGCACGTTCCACGGGTTCGGCGAACGCCTGATGCGGCACTACGTGCATCCCTCGCGCTGGCAGGATGAGGCCTTGCTGGAGCGTGTGCGCGGCATGACCCAGCGCCTGGGAGTGGAGGTGTTCTTGCGCCAGAACCGGCTGCAACGCCAGGACGGGCGCGCGGTGTTGCGCGCCTACGGCGGGCCGGTGCTGGTGCTGTGGCGAGGACGATGCAATCACGCCACCGGCCTTGCACGAAGAAATGGCGGCGCTTGCGCCACACGCGCAGCTGGTGCGTTTGCCGATGTGCGGGCATCTCTCGCCGCTGGAACAGCCGCAGGCAGTGTCCGATGCGTTACGCAACTGGCTGCTGCGCTAGACAGCAACGCGTTAAACGCGGTCGATCAGTAAGCGATGTCCCGCCAGCGCGTGGCTCGTACGACGAGTACATGGCGCATCAGGCGATGGTCCTGGACTGACACATCCAGCACGCAGGCGCAGAGCTCAATGCGCCACCGTCGCAATCACACTGGCAGACACCGGCGCATCGTCCTTGTGCGTGCATAGGTGCTGGCCTCGCACTGCCGCGACGACAAGTGCGGCGTGGCGGTTCCGGCCCGCGCAGCGCAGGTCGCCAAGGCAAGCAGCGGCACGCGAACGGCAAGGCGCATGGGGGTGACCACTGGCTAGGACTGCAGCATCACGCAGCGGTGCCCGGGCTACAGGGGCAGGAAGTCGAGGCGCCGCCCGCGCTGTCCGACCAGCGGTCGTGGCAAAGCGTGAACCGGGTCGAGCATCGGTGCGATGACGCTATCCAAACGACTGGCTCACTTGATTCTCACGGCGTATGGTGTGAATTATGTTGCATAGCAGCATCGGAGCTCAGCAATGCTCGACACACGTATCGAAAAGGTTGACCTGGCGCTGACCGAGATTGCCCAGGACCCCTCGGAAAAGGTGGCGCTGTGGCAGTGGGCCTGCCGCGAGATGCTGCATGAGACCCTGATCGGCATGCATCAGCTGTCGCACCTGGCCGGCATTGCCCGCCATGTCGCCAACGACTGGCGCGCACCGGTGGACGTGATCGCACCGGCCAAGCCCTACCTGGCCGCCTCCGCCCTGGCAGATCGCCGCCTGCCGCAGGTGCTGGACGGGTTAGGCAGCACGCAGGACGACGACGACCGCGCCAACCTGTGGCGGTTGCGCTATGCGAGCCTGATCGCATCGACGCTGCAAGGCATGCAGGCGCTGGCCGAAAAGCACCGTATCGACCGGCAGGCGATGGCGATGGGTCAGTTGAACTGACTGCTGTCCAGGTTGCCGCGCGATGCTGCGCGGCCGGCGTCTACTGGATTGATGGGCCACGTCGCAGGGCGCTTGCAACACCGCGTCCGGGTCAGCGCATGCTGCGTGTCGTTGGTGTGGCCAGCAGGCTTATCGCCTCGACATGTCTTGGAAAGTCGACATGTCTTGGAAAGTTGTAGCGCCAGTACGCTCTTGAAACATCGGCCCTTGGTTCGTGGCGCCCGAGCACCTATGATGCGGTGAGCGAAGGACATCCGCTGCCATCGAGCAACGCGATGGCGTGCACTTGGTCGTGACCAAACGGCGCTCCGCACGGCACCCAGCAAGCGTTTCCCGATAGGGATGCGTCGCCCTCCGGCCTGCATCGTTCTCGCGTTGTCCAGACGCGCAGGTGCCCTCAGTGCCGCATGCCCGCGTCGCGCAAATGCTGCCAGGCGTGTCGCACGATCCAGCGTGCCTGGTCCCATGGCACCGACAGCATCGGTTGGTCCTGGTAGTACGCATCCTGCAACACACGGTACAACTGCGCTTCGGTTGCGCGCGGATACGCAAGATAGATGCCGTAACCCAACATCAGCACGCGGGCGTAATCGGCAAACGCGTAACCGCCCAGATGCCCTTCGGCATGGGCGTCGCGCCAGTAGGCGAGCTCTGCGTCGACATTGACGCTGCTGCGGGTCAGAACGGCTGCACTAAGCATGGGTAGGACTCCGTGACCGGGCTACCCCCCTGTGCGGGCACCGTAGCAGCGCCGCTGGCCGCTCACCAGCACGCGACGACGAGCGGTCGTCGCGTGCTGGTGGAATGCAGCGCTAGAGGTGGCTAGAACCTGATGGCAGTCGCCGTGCGGGTTTGGATGGTGCATTCGGAAACGAAGCGGACGCATGGTCCCAGCCGCACCGAGTAACGGCTGCGCCCGCCTGACGGCGAGTGCGGTCGTCCGGTTAGCCGCTCCCAGCCTGCTGCTGCATACGTCGGTGCGCCATCAGTCCCAGTCGGGTGCGATGGCGTGCGGGTTGGCCAGCCGCTGCCCGCGGTCGAGCGTGGCGATCTCGCCCATGTCCTGCTCGCTCAGACGCAGCTCCTGCGCCTTCAGATTGCTTTCCAGATTGGCCCGCTTGGTCGATGAGGGAATCACCGAATATCCCTGCTGCAACGCCCAGGCCAGCGTCACCTGCGCCGGGGTGGCGTTGTGGCGTGCGGCAATGGCCACGATCACCGGGTCCTTCAGCACCTCGCCCACGGCCAGCGTCATGTAGGAGGTGACATGGATGCCCTGCTCGCGCAGGAAGCCGATCAACGGGCGGTTCTGCAGGTAGGGGTGCACTTCGATCTGGTTGGTGGCAATCGCGTCGGCCCCCAGGATCTCGATGGCCTGCTTGATCAGGGCAATGGTGAAGTTGGACACGCCAATCGCACGCGTCAGGCCCTGCTGCTTGGCCTCCGCCAAGGCTTCCAGGTACTCGCGCATCGGCACCTGATCCTTCGGCGAGGGCCAATGGATCAGGGTGAGGTCAACATGGTCGGTACCCAGCTTGCGCAGGCTTTCCTGCAGGCTGGGCTGCAGCGTGTCGCGGCTGAACCGGTCGACCCAGATCTTGGTGGTCAGGTACAACTGGTCGCGCGGCACGTCCGAGGCGCTGATCGCGTGGCCAACCTGGGCTTCGTTGTCGTAGATCTGTGCGGTATCGATCGCGCGATATCCCAACGCCAGCGCGTTGCGCACCGAGTCGATGACGACCTGGTCCTTGAGACGGAAAGTGCCGAGGCCGAATGCGGGGACAGTCATTGTGTTCCTTTTGGGAATGGGGAATGGGGAATGGGGGAATCGTAAGAGCCGGTGGAGCGCTGCGAATTGGTCAGTCGAGTGCGACGACGGCCTTGCCGAAGTTTTCGCCGCGCAACAGGCTGATCAGCCCCTGCGGTGCGGCATCGAGCCCGTGCAGCAGATGCTCGCGATACTGGATGCGGTCCTCGCGCAGCCACTGGCCCATTTCGCGCAGAAACGCCGGCATCAAGCGGATGAAATCGTGCTGGATGAAGCCGCGCACGGTCAGCCGCTTGCGCAATACCTGGCCCATGAAGTCCGGCAGGCGATCGGGACCGGGCAGTGCCTGGCCACGGCTGTTGTAGGTCGCGATCACGCCGCAGACCGGAATGCGCGCAAAGTCGTTGAGTTGCGGCAGCACCGCATCGAATACCTTGCCGCCGACATTTTCGAAATAGATATCGATGCCGTCGGGTGTGGCGGCGCGCAACTGCGCGGCAAAGTCGTCGGCACGATGATCCAGTGCCACATCCACCTTCAACGATTCGCGCAGGTAGCGCACCTTTTCTTCGCCACCGGCGATGGCCACCACGCGCAAGCCTTGCAGACGCGCCAACTGCGCCACCGTCGCGCCAACCGGACCGCTGGCCGCTGCCACCACCAGCGTTTCGCCGGGCTGCGGCTTGCCGATCTCATGCAGGCCGGCATAGGCGGTAAAGCCGGGCATGCCGTAGACCCCGAGCGCAGTGCTCAGCGGCAGGCTGTCGTCCTTGGGCAATTTGCGTAGCGGCGTCGTCGGGGTGATCAGGCTGTAGGTCTGCCAGCCGCCGTGCAGCACCAGCAGGTCGCCGGGCTGATAGTCGGCATGATGCGACTGCACCACTTCGCCGATGGTGCCGCCTTCCATCACCGCATCGATCGCCACGGGCGCCGCATACGACGGGCCGTCGTCCATGCGACCGCGCATGTACGGGTCCAGCGAAAGGAAACGGTTGCGCACCAGAATCTGCTCGTGTCCGGTGGGCGGCAGGGGGGCTTCTTCGATACGGAAGTTGGCCGCGTTGGGTTCGCCATGCGGGCGCGATGCCAGCACGATGCGGCGGTTGGTGATCGATGTCATGCGGAAGATCCTCGCAGGGGAGCCGCGCGTGCGCGGCCGAGGGAACACAGCCACCGCAGTGGCTGCGCGAATGAGTGAATGAATCGCTGCTGCGCTGCTGCGGCGTTACGCTGCGGCCGGCTCCGGCGCGCTCGCACCATCGAGTTGCGCAATCTGCGCGTCGCTCAGCGACAGCTGCGCGGCAGCCAGCACGTCGTGCAGCTGGGTCACGCTGGTGGCGCTGACGATCGGCGCGGTGAGGCTGGGGCGTGCGATCAACCAGGCCAGCGCGATCTGCGCCGGCGTGGCGTTGTGGGTCGCGGCCAGATCGTCCAATGCCTGCAAGATGCGCAGCCCACGCGGGTTGACGTACTGCTTCACCACCGAGGCGCCGCGCGCGCTGCTCTTGCCGGCATCGTCGGCGCTGCGGTACTTGCCGGTCAGAAAGCCGCTGGCCAGCGAGTAGTAACTGATCACGCCCAGGCCGCGTTCGCGTACCAGCGGTTCCAGTTCGGCCTCAAAGCCGGTGCGGTCGTAGAGGTTGTATTCGGGTTGCAGGCTTTCGTAGCGCGGCAGCGCGTACTGCTCGGAAATATCCAGCGCATCGCGCAGGCGCGCAGCGCTGTAATTGGAGGCGCCGATCGCGCGCACCTTGCCTTGTTCGATCAGGCGGCCGAACGCAGCCAGCGTGGCTTCCAGCGGAATGGACTCGTCGTCTTCGTGCGCCTGGTACAGATCGATGACATCGGTCTGCAGACGGGACAGCGAATCTTCCACCGCCGCTGCGATGTTCTCCGGCGACAGGCCGGGATGCTCGCTCCACTTGGCGACCTTGGTGGCGATCAGCACCTTGTCGCGCTTGCCGCTGCGGGCAAGCCAACGTCCGATGAT
This genomic window contains:
- a CDS encoding aldo/keto reductase, with the protein product MTHPRALGRSGLQVQPIVFGGNVFGWSADEATSFALLDAFVDAGFNLIDTADAYSGWVPGNRGGESETIIGRWLARSGKRDKVLIATKVAKWSEHPGLSPENIAAAVEDSLSRLQTDVIDLYQAHEDDESIPLEATLAAFGRLIEQGKVRAIGASNYSAARLRDALDISEQYALPRYESLQPEYNLYDRTGFEAELEPLVRERGLGVISYYSLASGFLTGKYRSADDAGKSSARGASVVKQYVNPRGLRILQALDDLAATHNATPAQIALAWLIARPSLTAPIVSATSVTQLHDVLAAAQLSLSDAQIAQLDGASAPEPAAA
- the dkgB gene encoding 2,5-didehydrogluconate reductase DkgB — translated: MTVPAFGLGTFRLKDQVVIDSVRNALALGYRAIDTAQIYDNEAQVGHAISASDVPRDQLYLTTKIWVDRFSRDTLQPSLQESLRKLGTDHVDLTLIHWPSPKDQVPMREYLEALAEAKQQGLTRAIGVSNFTIALIKQAIEILGADAIATNQIEVHPYLQNRPLIGFLREQGIHVTSYMTLAVGEVLKDPVIVAIAARHNATPAQVTLAWALQQGYSVIPSSTKRANLESNLKAQELRLSEQDMGEIATLDRGQRLANPHAIAPDWD
- a CDS encoding NADP-dependent oxidoreductase encodes the protein MTSITNRRIVLASRPHGEPNAANFRIEEAPLPPTGHEQILVRNRFLSLDPYMRGRMDDGPSYAAPVAIDAVMEGGTIGEVVQSHHADYQPGDLLVLHGGWQTYSLITPTTPLRKLPKDDSLPLSTALGVYGMPGFTAYAGLHEIGKPQPGETLVVAAASGPVGATVAQLARLQGLRVVAIAGGEEKVRYLRESLKVDVALDHRADDFAAQLRAATPDGIDIYFENVGGKVFDAVLPQLNDFARIPVCGVIATYNSRGQALPGPDRLPDFMGQVLRKRLTVRGFIQHDFIRLMPAFLREMGQWLREDRIQYREHLLHGLDAAPQGLISLLRGENFGKAVVALD